From the genome of Nakamurella flavida:
ACGAGTGCTACATCGATCTGGGCTGGGAGGCCTCCCCGGTCTCCGTGCTGGATCCGGAGGTCTGCGGCAAGGACCACCGGGGTCTGCTCGCCGTGCACTCGCTGTCCAAGCGGTCGAACATGGCCGGCTACCGCGCCGGGTTCGTCAGCGGTGACCCCGAGCTCGTCGGTCGGTTGACCGCGCTGCGCCGCCATCTCGGTGCCATGGTCCCCGCCCCGATCCAGGCCGCGGCCGCCGCCGCCCTGGACGACGACGGACATGTCCTGTCCCAGCGGAGCCGGTACGAGGGCCGTCGCGAGCTGCTGATGGACGCCCTGGACACGGCCGGCTTCCGGATCGGCGAGGACGGGACGTCGGCTGCCGGGCTCTACCTGTGGTGCACCCGCGACGAACCGGCCATGGAGTCGGTGGAGTGGCTCGCCGAGCGGGGCATCCTGGTCGCACCGGGCGACATCTACGGCGCCGCCGGCGCCCGGCACATCCGGGTCGCACTGACCGCCTCCGACGCCCGCGTCGCCGCGGCCGTCCAGCGTCTCGGCTGATCGCGCCCCGGCTGATCCCGCGTCGCTGTCGCCACCCGGACGGTCCGTCGCTGTCGTCCGCATCCGCATCCCGCCCGCTGCAGGTATGACTCGCGGTGCGCGTGTTGCGTACCGGACCCCACGGTCCGATCGACCCCGCCGATGATCGACATCCGGTGTGACCGCCCCGGCGACGGGGTACCCCGGAACCGTCTCGCATCCCCACAGTTCGGAGAACCCCATGACCACCCCGGCCCAGACCTTCGCCGACGCCCTGCAGACCCTGGAGGGCAGCGGGGACGTCGCGTCCTTCGTCAGCAGCGTCTTCACCTCCGACGCCGTGCTGCTCCGCCCCGAGACGGGCCAGGAGCTCACCGGCACCGACGGCGCCCGGCAGTACTGGGAGCAGTACCTCGCCCAGTTCGGCGAGATCCGCTCCGAGTTCTCCCAGGTGCGCGACGCCGACGGGCTGGGGGTCCTGGAGTGGACCAGCACCGGCACCCTGGCCGGTGGCGGGGACATCTCCTACACCGGGGTGAGCCTGCTCGACCTCGACGGGGAGGGTCGGGTCACCCGGTTCGCCACGTACTTCGACACCGCGAAGTTCTCGGCCCCGCCGACCGTCTGAGCGTCCGCGGGCCGTCGCCCGGATGGGTCGCCCGGGTGCACGTGGCCCGGCCGCAGGTCGCCGGGCGCGGTCCGTCAGGCCGGGAAGGCCTGCCGGGCCGCGTCGGTGACGGCTTCCCACGCGTCCGGGTAGGCGTCCCGGGCCCGGCGACGGGCCTGCACGCACAGCTGGACGATCCGCCCGGCCGCCACCCCGGCCCGGGGGTCGCCGGCCTCGGTGACGAGGCGACGGAGCCGCTCCTCGAGCACGGAGGCGTCCTGGTGGTCGCCGAGCACCTCCTGCAGCGCGGCCAGGGCGGCCAGGAAGTCCTTGACCGAGCCGTCGCGGAGCAGCTCGGCGCTGTACCGGGCGCGTTTGCCCCAGATGCGCAGCTCGTGCAGGTCGTCGTCCGGCGGGTCGTCGCCGTGCGCGCGGTGCAGTGCCCGGTGGGCCTTGTCGAGCTTGCGCCATTCCTTGCCGGCCAGTTCGTGCAGATCGGCCCAGGGATCGGCGATCGGGGGAGCGTCCGCCGCCCCGTCGAGCTCGGTCAGCAGGGCGGGATACCCGGGGGCGTCGAGGGCTTCGACGAGGGCGGCCCGCGCCTGGGTGCGTTCGGCATCCAGGTGGTCGATGAGCACGCCGAGCGCCTCGGTGTCCGGGGAGCCGAGACCGTCGGCCTCCTGGTGCAACCGGTCGATCATCACGTCGAGATCGCGGACCACCCCGAGCGCGGCGGCCACGTCCCGCAGATCGGCGCGCAGGCCGTCGGCGGCCGCGTGGTCCATCACCGGGCGGGCGGCCTTGAGATACGCGCGGATGCGTCGCGTGGCCACCCGCATCTTGTGCACGTCCTCGATGTCCCCGCCCTTGCGGGAGCCCTTCTCGTACTTGCGGATCTCGCCCGTCGCCCGGGCGATGACCGCGGACAACGCGTCCGCGATGTCGGTCGGGATCAGCCCGGGGCGGCGGGGCGCCGGTCGCGGCGGGATCAGCGAGCTCTCGGCGCCCGGCTCGGCCGGGGCGGTCACGTCCGCAGTCGTCTCCCGGGTCGTGTCCCCGGCGGCCTCGACCGGGGTCTGCGGAACGGGGGCGGGAACGGACGCGGGACGACGGCGCCGGGCCGGGGCGGTGGGCGCCGCAGCGGCGGTGGTGGTGGTACGAGCCCGGCCACGGCGGGTGGGGGTGGTGGGCGCCTCGTCGGCGGCGGGCGCGCTGAGGGCCCGGGTACGCCGGGCAGGGGCGGTGGGCGCCTGGTCGGCGGCGGGCGTGCTGCGGGCCCGGGTGCGCGGCGCCGGGGTGGAGGCATCCGCCGTGCCGGTACGGCCCGCGGCCGGGGTCCGCTTCTTCCGGGTGGGTGTCGCGGAGGTGCGTGACGCGGCGGTCGGTTCGGCATCGGGGGCGGCCGTGGCGGCCGGCTCGTCGGACGGGGCCCGCCGCGTGGTGCTCCGGGCGGGCTGCGCCGACCGGCGTCGGCCGGCGCTGGCGGTGGCTTCGGACGAGGCGGGAGCCGACGCGGCCCGGCGGGTTCGAGGAGGCACGCGGCGAGTATTCCGTACGCCGGTGAACACCCCGTCCGCACCCGCCCGGAGCGCGGGAACGGGTGCGACCCCGTGGAACCCCGGCGATGCCCCGGCCGGGAGTGGTCCCCGGGCCGGTCAGCCGGTGTGCAGGGCGGCGTTCAGCCCGCCCCAGGATCCCGACCGCGGCACGGCCTCCACCCCGCCGGTGAGGGAATTGCGGCGGAACAGCAGACCGGCGGTGCCGGACAGCTCGCGGGCCTTGACCACCCGTTCCGTCCCGTCGGCCCGCAGGGTCAGCTTGGTACCGGCGGTCAGGTAGAGCCCGGCCTCGACGACGCAGTCGTCACCGAGCGAGATGCCGACCCCGGAGTTCGCCCCGAGCAGGCAGCCACGACCGATGGTGACCTGCTGCGTGCCGCCGCCGGACAGCGTGCCCATGATGGAGGCCCCGCCGCCGATGTCGCTGCCGTCGCCGACGACCACCCCCTGGGAGATGCGCCCCTCGACCATCGAGGTGCCGATCGTCCCGGCGTTGAAGTTGCAGAAGCCCTCGTGCATGACGGTGGTCCCGGCGGCCAGGTGGGCGCCGAGGCGGACCCGGTCGGCATGCGCGATGCGCACCCCGGACGGCACCACGTAGTCGGTCATCCGGGGGAACTTGTCGACCCCGAACACGGCCAGCCGCTGCCCGGCCACCAGGGCGGCGAGGCGCACCTGCTCGACGCGGTCGGCCGGGACCGGCCCGAGCGAGGTCCAGGCATTGTTCGGGAGGACGGCGAAGATGCCGTCCAGGTTGATCGTCCGCGGCGCGACCACCCGCGCGGAGAGCAGGTGCAGCCGGAGGTACGCGTCGGCGGTGTCCACCGGGGGCTGCGCGAGCGAGTCGATCACCGTGGTCACCGGGACCAGGTCGACGTCCCGCAGGTCGTCATGCCGGGCCGCGGCGTCGAGATCGGGTTGTGCGTCGGCGCTCTCGGCCAGTGCGGGCCGCGGGTACCAGACGTCCAGGACGACACCGTCGGCGGTGCGGGTGGCCAGGCCGACGGCGGTGGCCCCGGCCGTGAGCAGTCCGGGGGCGGTCGACGCGGGCGCGGCGGGAGTCGTCATGGGGCAGCAGCCTAGTCAGCGGGCGGTGCGCCTCAGCCGACGGTCAACCGCACCGCGGGCACGTCCGGACCGGGCCGGTCCGACCACTCCGCGTCCGTCCAGCCCTGCCCGGCGGCGACCACCTCGACCACCGGCGCGCCCACCGCGTGAGCCACCGCCCAGGCGGCCAGCGACCGGGCCGTGGCCGTGGCGGTGTCCGACGCCCCGGCGGTGACCCCACCCGGGTCGACACCGACCGGCACGTCCGCCGACACGGTCACCGTGCGGCCGTCGGCGCTGACCTCCAGCACGGTCAGCGGCCCCCGTTCGGCGGCGGCGTCGGCCAGGAGATCCGCCGCGGCCGTGCCGGCCGCTTCGGCGCCGGGGACGACGGGCCGGTCGGGCACCGCCGCGGTGGGTGCGGCCGCGTCGTCCCGGCAGCTCGGTCCGAGCGGGGCGGCGCCGGTGAACTGGCGGGCCAGCGTGGTCGCCTGCGGCTCCCACTGCGCGTACGCCTCGGGGAAGCCGGAGTACTGCACGGCCTGGGCGACCACGGTCAGCGCACCGGTGTCCCAGTCCTCGACCTCGACCAGGGCGTCGTAGAAGCGTCCGGCGGAGTAGACGGGGTCGATGATCTCGGCCGCCGTTCCCCACCCCTGGGACGGGCGCTGCTGGAACAGCCCGACCGAGTCCCGGTCGCCGTCCGGCCGGTTGCGCAGGCTGGACTCCTGGTAGGCGGTGGCCAATGCGATGACCACGGCCCGCTCGGGCAGGCCGCGGGACAGGCCCACCGCGGCGATGGTGGAGGCGTTCTGCAGCTGGGCCGCGGTGAGTTCGACATCGGGCACGGACCCGGCGGCGGCCGTGGGGTCACCAGGCACCCGGCACTCCGGGCCGCCCGCCGAACCCAGCGCGGTGACCGCCCAGACGCCGGCTGCGGCGGCCGCCAGGACGACCACGGTCAGGGGGACGATCACCGCGGCGCGCACGGCGGCAACGGTACTGTGCCGCCATGACCGATCCCGAGATCTCCGCGCCCCGTCCTGTTCCCGGCGACAGCGGGACGAGCGGGACCGGTACGGCGGCAACGGATGTCACGACGCAGCGGTACGACCTGGATCTGCGGTCCGACCCGGCCGATCTCACCGCGGCCCTGGTCGACATCCCGTCGGTGTCCGGGACCGAGCAGCCCCTGGCCGATGCGATCGAGCGGGCGCTGCGTGCCCTCCCGCACCTGGAGGTGGTCCGCCTGGGCAACTCGGTGCTGGCCCGCACGCAGCTCGGTCGGCCGACCCGGATCATGCTGGCCGGTCACATCGACACCGTGCCGATCGCCGACAACGTGCCCTCCCGGCGCGACGGGGACATCCTGCACGGCTGCGGCACCACCGACATGAAGTCCGGTGACGCGATGCTGCTGCACCTGGCCGCCACCCTGTTCGACGACGGCGCCGAGCCCGCCCGCGATCTCACCTTCGTCTTCTACGACTGCGAGGAGATCGAGCACGAGCGCAACGGGCTCACGGCCATCGAGGCCCAGCTGCCGGAGTGGCTGGACGCGGATCTGGCCGTCCTGGGCGAGCCGACCGACGGCAAGGTCGAGGCCGGCTGCCAGGGCACGCTGTCCATGGCGGTCACCGTCCACGGGCGCCGCGCCCACGCCGCCCGGTCGTGGCGGGGGAGCAACGCGATCCACCGGGCCGCCGCCGTGCTGGACACCCTGGCCGCGTTCGACGCACGCGTGGTGGAGATCGACGGCTGCACCTACCGGGAGGGGCTGAACGCGGTCGGCATCACCGGCGGGGTCGCCTCCAACGTCATCCCGGACGAGTGCGAGATCCGCGTCAACTTCCGCTTCGCCCCCGATCGGTCGGCGCAGTCCGCCGTCGAGGTGATCACCGGCCTGCTCAGCGACGACGGCCCCCTCGATCCGAGCGTCCGGGCGAACGAGGTCCGGGTGCTGGACGTCGCCGCCGGTGCCCTGCCCGGCCTGTCCGCCCCGGCCGCGGCCGAGTTCGTCGCCGCGGCCGGCGGGGAGGCGGTGGCCAAGTTCGGCTGGACCGATGTCGCCCGGTTCGCCGCCCGGGGGGTGCCCGCGGTCAACTTCGGCCCCGGCGACCCCTCCCTGGCCCACACCCGCGAGGAGCACGTGTCCCGCACCCAGATCCAGCGGATGACGCAGGTGCTGCGCCGCTTCCTGGCCTGAGCGGGAGCGGACGGCCTCCGTCCGTTCACCCGCTCGTTCCCGGTCCGCCCCGCGCGCCGGGCCGTCCCCGGCGGACCGCTCACTACCCTGGCGCCGTGACCGAATTCGACGATCGTGCCGACGGCGACGACTCCCGC
Proteins encoded in this window:
- the dapE gene encoding succinyl-diaminopimelate desuccinylase; translation: MTDPEISAPRPVPGDSGTSGTGTAATDVTTQRYDLDLRSDPADLTAALVDIPSVSGTEQPLADAIERALRALPHLEVVRLGNSVLARTQLGRPTRIMLAGHIDTVPIADNVPSRRDGDILHGCGTTDMKSGDAMLLHLAATLFDDGAEPARDLTFVFYDCEEIEHERNGLTAIEAQLPEWLDADLAVLGEPTDGKVEAGCQGTLSMAVTVHGRRAHAARSWRGSNAIHRAAAVLDTLAAFDARVVEIDGCTYREGLNAVGITGGVASNVIPDECEIRVNFRFAPDRSAQSAVEVITGLLSDDGPLDPSVRANEVRVLDVAAGALPGLSAPAAAEFVAAAGGEAVAKFGWTDVARFAARGVPAVNFGPGDPSLAHTREEHVSRTQIQRMTQVLRRFLA
- a CDS encoding CHAD domain-containing protein — protein: MPPRTRRAASAPASSEATASAGRRRSAQPARSTTRRAPSDEPAATAAPDAEPTAASRTSATPTRKKRTPAAGRTGTADASTPAPRTRARSTPAADQAPTAPARRTRALSAPAADEAPTTPTRRGRARTTTTAAAAPTAPARRRRPASVPAPVPQTPVEAAGDTTRETTADVTAPAEPGAESSLIPPRPAPRRPGLIPTDIADALSAVIARATGEIRKYEKGSRKGGDIEDVHKMRVATRRIRAYLKAARPVMDHAAADGLRADLRDVAAALGVVRDLDVMIDRLHQEADGLGSPDTEALGVLIDHLDAERTQARAALVEALDAPGYPALLTELDGAADAPPIADPWADLHELAGKEWRKLDKAHRALHRAHGDDPPDDDLHELRIWGKRARYSAELLRDGSVKDFLAALAALQEVLGDHQDASVLEERLRRLVTEAGDPRAGVAAGRIVQLCVQARRRARDAYPDAWEAVTDAARQAFPA
- the dapD gene encoding 2,3,4,5-tetrahydropyridine-2,6-dicarboxylate N-succinyltransferase — its product is MTTPAAPASTAPGLLTAGATAVGLATRTADGVVLDVWYPRPALAESADAQPDLDAAARHDDLRDVDLVPVTTVIDSLAQPPVDTADAYLRLHLLSARVVAPRTINLDGIFAVLPNNAWTSLGPVPADRVEQVRLAALVAGQRLAVFGVDKFPRMTDYVVPSGVRIAHADRVRLGAHLAAGTTVMHEGFCNFNAGTIGTSMVEGRISQGVVVGDGSDIGGGASIMGTLSGGGTQQVTIGRGCLLGANSGVGISLGDDCVVEAGLYLTAGTKLTLRADGTERVVKARELSGTAGLLFRRNSLTGGVEAVPRSGSWGGLNAALHTG
- a CDS encoding nuclear transport factor 2 family protein, translating into MTTPAQTFADALQTLEGSGDVASFVSSVFTSDAVLLRPETGQELTGTDGARQYWEQYLAQFGEIRSEFSQVRDADGLGVLEWTSTGTLAGGGDISYTGVSLLDLDGEGRVTRFATYFDTAKFSAPPTV